A window of the Paenibacillus woosongensis genome harbors these coding sequences:
- a CDS encoding redox-sensing transcriptional repressor Rex, with product MKSEKISDAVVRRLPVYLRFLNELSLREVPTVSSQELGQKLDLNPAQIRKDLAYFGDFGRKGIGYDVSYLIEKIRQILNLDQQINVALVGAGNLGQALSNYNAYLKDNMKIVAVFDAAPSKIGTKINNITVQPIDELVETVQAMNIRIGIITVPDFEAQRVADQLVAAGIGAILNFAPTILKVPSEVRIHAADFTTDLLSLAYYLNDGKELTSNES from the coding sequence ATGAAATCAGAAAAAATTTCCGATGCGGTTGTACGCAGATTGCCAGTGTATTTGCGTTTCCTCAATGAGCTGAGCCTTCGTGAAGTGCCTACGGTATCCTCTCAGGAATTGGGCCAGAAGCTTGATCTTAATCCTGCGCAAATCCGTAAGGACCTCGCTTATTTTGGGGATTTTGGCCGTAAAGGCATCGGCTACGACGTGTCTTATCTCATTGAAAAAATCCGGCAGATCCTCAATCTGGATCAGCAGATCAATGTAGCTCTAGTCGGAGCTGGTAATCTAGGCCAAGCGCTGTCTAACTATAATGCCTACCTGAAGGACAATATGAAAATCGTGGCGGTATTCGATGCCGCACCGTCCAAAATCGGCACCAAGATCAACAATATTACCGTTCAACCGATCGATGAGCTCGTGGAGACGGTACAAGCGATGAACATACGGATCGGTATCATTACGGTTCCTGATTTCGAGGCCCAGCGCGTGGCGGATCAGCTTGTTGCCGCCGGGATCGGAGCGATTCTTAACTTCGCGCCAACGATTTTGAAGGTGCCATCGGAGGTAAGAATACATGCGGCTGATTTCACGACGGACCTGCTCAGTCTTGCCTATTATTTGAATGACGGAAAGGAACTTACTTCGAATGAGTCGTAA